In Nitrososphaerota archaeon, the genomic window GACGCTCTTTGCTTCGTCTGAATCCCATCCCAAATCTCTTAGTGTCTTTGCAAGCTGCTTTTTGTCTATGTTTTCGTTGATCTGACCAGTTCTGATTAGTTCGACGATGTTGTCTGGCAATGCTTCTACGCGCATCAGTATCTTGTTATGTCTATTTGGAGACTTTGACATTATTGGTCCAGCCTTTCCTTTTATTGCCTCCCTGTAGTTGATCAATGGCCGTGAAGTCATGATCTCTAGACCTGCTTGCTGTATAAGCGTGGTAGCTATTTCCAAATGTAGAACTCCCATGCCCGCGAGGAGCATTTCTCCAGATTCTTCATCAATCTTTACGACAAGGTTAGGGTCTTCGATGCTAAGCTTTCGTAATTCTTCAACGAGCTTTGGAAGCTCCTTCGGATGCTTCGACTCTATAGCTATTGTAACTACTGGCTCTGAAACGTACTTTATGGCTTCGAAGGAATATACATCTTTGATCGTGGAGATGGTCTCCCCTGATCTTGCATATTCTAATCCGAGTAGTGCGGGGATATTCCCTGCCGACATCGTGCCAATAATTTCCCTAAAAGGCCCCATGTACATGTTTACTGACTGGATTCTTCCCTCCCTCTTTGCCCCGAGCAAATAGACTGAATCACCATCATGCACGGTCCCCGAGTATAACCGCCCTGTAGCCACAACACCTGCCTGAGGGTCAACGACTACGTTGGTAACCATCATGACTATGGGCCCGTTTTCGTCGCACGCAAGAAGGGCCTTGCCGACTTCGCTGTTTAAATCACCCTTCCAGATTTTTGGAATTCTATAAGCCTGTGCAACATGTGGGGGAGGATGGTGTTTGACGACCATGCCGAGAACTGCTTCGTGTAGGGGAGCTTTTTCTGACAGTTCCTTTACTCCATCTTCAGTGTAAGCCTTGTAGATGTCTGCAAATTTGACACCCTTCTTACTTGCTATGTCAAAGTTGAAGCCCCAGCGGTCTTTTGCCGAGCCAAATGAAACGGTACTAGTTTGAATGCTTACCTTCCATTTTTCCTTGTACTCTGGCTCTGCATAAGCATCGATAAGAGCATTGAAATCGCTGACAATATTTGCCAACCAAGCCTGCATCTTGTCCGGGGTAAGTCTGAGTTCCTTTACCAGGCGATCGATCTTGTTGATATAGAGGACAGGCCGCACCCTCTCCTCAAGTGCCTGCCTCGTTACTGTCTCTGTTTGCGTCATCACGCCTTCTACCGCATCAGAAACTACGACAGCGCCATCAATGGCCCTAAGACTTCTGGTCACCCTCCCTGTAAAATCTATGTGCCCGGGGGTATCGATCATATTGATGACGTATGGTTTTCCCTCTTGTTCGTAGTATAGAGTAACGTTAGCAGCTTTTATCGTCATTTGACGTTGCTGTTCAAGTGGCATAAAGTCTAGAGCAAGGGCTTGACCAGCGACAGAGGGGCTGAGCATACCGCAAGCAGCCAAGAGGCTGTCGCTCATCGTAGTCTATTCGGCTGAGAGAGAATCTCGCTCAGTTTCCGTGATCTACGTGAGCTATGACCCCAAAGTTTCTGATCTGGTCTCTGTTCCCGATGACCTTCATTACTTCTGTCGTTGACTTGTACTTTGGCAACCTTCACACCTGATATGACTCTGCGACTCTAAGACTCGCTATATATCTTTACCAGCCAAACTACTGCTGATATACATGCATGACTCCCCGTATAGGGGCCTCTGAGTTTTGCTACTAGGAGGGGAGGAGTGATAAAATGCAAGATAGAAACTTGTCGATATGAGGTACTGTTAATTTTTGCCTTCCGGGGTGTCTGGAGCGCGATTCTAAGGGTATTGTAAGCAACTTCACCAGAACTCAGCTACATCGACATTGCCTCGTACACCCTCATGCTTGTAATTATCGGGCAGCCCTCAGCAATTTTTAGGGCTTCGTCCATGCTTTCCGCATCGATGATTGTGTAGCCCGTTATTGCTTTTTTATTATGTGGAAGTTGTTTGACACCACCTGACGTGATCTCCATTCCGGGCCCAAACGGATTACCACTGTCAACTATGTGGTCTTTTATTGACTTAAACCATCGCATCCTTTTTAGAAAGTAGTTTACTCATCCATTATGAGCACTAATGGTTCTTGACAAACTCAGGGAGGGGTTACAATCAGCGATAAAGAAACTTGTCGGAGCTGATACCATAGACGAAGAAACAGTAAGGGAGTTTGTCAACGACCTTTTCAAAACTCTTCTGCAAGCTGACGTTCAGGTCAAGCAGGCAGCCGCAGTTACAGAGAGGGTAAAGAAGCGGGCCCTAGAAGAAAAGCCTCCGCCGGGGCTGCCAAGGAAAGATCACATCGTAAAGATTCTGTACGAGGAGCTTTCAGGCTTTCTTGGCACAGAAGGCAAGTTCGATTTACCAGCAGAGAAACTCAGCATAATACTAATGATGGGCATTCAGGGCAGCGGTAAGACAACGATAGTTGGAAAACTTTCCAGGTTCTTGGTCAAGAAAGGATATGCAGTTGGCGTTGTATGTGCGGACACCTATCGACCCGGTGCATTGGTGCAACTCAGGACGAATGCGGAAAAAGCAGGCGTAGAAGTTTTTGGGGATGAAAAGGAGAAGGACGCTGTCAAGCTTGCACGATCAGGAGTCGAGCATTTCAGGTCTAATGGCAAGAACGTCATAATTGTCGATACTGCAGGCAGGCACAAGGAGGAGAAGGGGCTGCTCGATGAAATGAAGACGATCTCATCGAAGATAATTCCAGATTATACTCTGCTTGTAATTGACGGGACGATAGGTCAGCAATGTTTTGCGCAGGCAGACGCATTTCACAAGGCAGTCCCTGTCGGAGGCATCATTATTACAAAACTCGATGGTGCTGCAAAGGGAGGGGGTGCACTTGCAGCCGCAGCCGCTACAGGTGCTAGAATTCTCTTTATAGGCACAGGAGAACGGGTTGATGACCTAGATTTATTTTCGCCGACTAGGTTCGTCGGAAGGCTCCTCGGAATGGGCGACATCAAGGCACTACTTGAAAAGGCAAAGGAGCTGGAGGCTGAAGCAGACGAAGCGAAGCTGCAGAGAATTGTCTCTGGCAAGATGACGATTGACGATCTGTATTACCAGCTAGAGCAAGTACGCAAGATGGGCTCCATCCGCAAAATACTCGAACTAGTACCGGGTTTCTCAGGCGCAGTCAAGGATGAAGATATGGCTGGGATTGAGCAGAACATAGACAAGTGGAAGTTCATAATACAGTCGATGACCAAAGAAGAACGTGCCGATCCTGATATCCTGAACTCTTCAAGGATGAAGAGGATCGCAAAAGGCTCAGGAAGGAATGAAAAGGAGATTAAAGACATGTTGCAGCGCTACAAGCAGACGAAAACGGTATTGAAGGCTACGAAGGGCAGGGGAATGCGGCAGATGCTGAGAAGGCTACCAACTCAATGAAAGTCGATCCTTCAGTTCTCCAGAAGGCAGAGGCTATACTATCAAAGTACACACTCTGCAATTCGTGCCTAGGAAGGCAATTTGCACCGAGGAAAGATGAACAGATAGAACTCGCAGAGCAGATTAGGAAGAGACTCGGGATGGAGGAGCCTGAGCGGTGCAGCCTATGCGGGGGGATCATCAATGAGATCGATAGCACAGCAGAAGATGCCATTCATGCTCTTCGTGAATACGAATTCAAAACATTCCTTATTGGAGCAAGCATACCCCATTCGATCATAGAAAAGGAGGATTCTTTGAGAGCAGAGTTCAAGCTCAAGGGAGGGTATTCAGTCAAAGTAGAAATTACGAGCGCCTTGGCAAAAAGAATTGGAGCGACTCTGAAGAGAAGATACGATGCAAGAAACCCCGACGTCGTAATAGTTGTCGATCCGATGGGGAAGTTTCAGACAATTACTCCGCGCTCATTGTTCGTAACTGCTAGATACTCCAAGGCAAAGCGTGGAATACCGCAGAAGCGGGCAAGATGCTATGATTGCAATGGTAGAGGATGTCCTACCTGCTCTTGGACCGGTTTTGCTGATGAACCCAGTGTTGAATCTGAGCTTGCAAATTATTTGATTCGAATATTTGGCGCAAAGAAGGCTAAATTTTCGTGGATCGGAAGCGAGGACGATAAAAGCTTGGTGCTAGGCACTGGCAGACCGTTCCATGCAGAGATAATCGAACCTAAGAAGCGCAGTGCAGCTGCGGCAAGGTTCTGTACAAAGCTTAAACACGGGATCGCATTAGAAGGAGGAAGCGTACTAAAAGAAAGACCGCTACCAGACATATCTTTCGAGCTCCTCACTGAAGTAAATATAGAAGTTGCAAAGCCAGTCAAGAAAGCGGACCTCCTGAAGATTGAAAAAACTTTCAAAAACGTTGATGCGAACCAATACTCTCCAAACAAGATGAAGTTTCTGACAAAGAGGATATTTGCACTCAAGGCTGAACAGGTTTCATCAAAAAGGTTCAAGGCTACAATAGAGTGCGAAGGTGGCACCAATATCAAGAAGCTGGTGCAGGGTAATCATCTGGAGTTCTCTCCCAGCATTTCCGAAGTGCTGGGCTATGAGTGCAAGGTAGATGCTAAGAAGCCATTTGACACCCTGAATGTCAAAATTGTAGAGAAGATAGTCAGAGAACCACGGCTAATACGTGCAGAAACTATCGCGGAAGGCTAGGCCACGGGAGGTGCAGGAATCTTTTCCTGCTCGACCTGTCCGTCCCTGATGAATATGATCCTGTCAGTCTCGTTTGCAATCTCAAGGTTATGCGTTATGATGATTATCGTCTTTCCAGTTTCCTTGTTAAGTTTCTTCATCAACTCCACTATCGCTCGGGTATTCTTCGTATCCAAGTTTCCCGTAGGTTCATCACCCAAGAGTATTGCAGGGTCTGTAACCAGCGCTCTGGCAACAGCGACCCTTTGCTGCTCTCCCCCGCTCATTTCCGAGGGCCTGTGACGCATCCTCGCTCTGAGGCCAACAAGTTCGAGCATCTTTATTGCCCTTCTCCTCCTTTCATCACTTGATACGCCTCTTATCGCAAGAGGGAGTTCAACATTCTGCAGGGCGTTCAGCCTTGAAATCAAATTAAAAGATTGGAAGATGAAACCTATCTTCTTGTTCCTCAGCTCTGCGAGCTTTGCACCGCTCAGGGTAGTCATGTCAATTCCGTCTATGAAGAGCTTTCCACTGGTAGGTATGTCCAGAGCGCCAAGCATGTTCAGCAATGTTGACTTTCCGCTGCCAGAAGGGCCTACTATTGCAACGAACTCTCCTTGGTAAACCTTCATGCTCAGACCGTCTAGGGCCGTAGTTGCCACGCCTTCGCCAGAATATATCTTGACTAGATTCTTAGCCTCAACCACGGCCCTCCTGTTGTTTGGCGCTGCCATCAGGAGATTCTGGAATCGAGACTGATATAGACCTTTTTCAAGCAGGATTCAGCTCAAGGAACCAATATTAAGAGCACGAGTGGAGATGGATGGTAGTTGAAGGAAAAGGACATTCTGCGGGAGAAGTTCTCCTCGGATCCGAAAAAGTACTACGAGGTCGAGCTCTTCAGGAGCAAGGGCTTCGAAAGGAAGCAGTGCACCTCCTGCGGAAGGTTCTTCTGGACGTTGGACCAGAATAGAAAGGTCTGTGCGGAGCAGCCCTGCCAGCAGTATGAGTTCATAGGAAACCCCCCAACATCCAAGAGGTATGATTACATAGAAACTTGGAAGCAGGTTGAAAATTTCTTTGTCAAGAAGGGCCATGCAAGCGTTGCAAGGTACCCAGTAGTATGCAGATGGAGGCCTGATTTGTTCTTTACCGTTGCATCTATAGTAGATTTTCAGAGGATTGATGGAGGGAGGGTAACGTTCCAGCTGCCAGAAAATCCGCTGATTGTGCCCCAAATGTGCTTAAGGTTTAACGACATTACCAACGTTGGTGTGAGCGGAAAGCACTTCACGTCCTTCTGCATGATAGGCCAGCATTCTATTGCTGATGAAAGAGGATACTGGAAAGACAGGTGCGTCGAACTCGATTATGAATTGCTAACTGGACCATTCGGGATTCCTGCAAAAGAGATAGTCTGGATGGAGGATGTCTGGCTTGGGTATGGAGCCTTTGGATACGCCCTCGAATACCATGTCAGGGGAATAGAATTGGGCAACGCTGTGTTTACGGAATTTGAGGGTTCCCCGAGCGATAATCGGACGATGAGCAACAAGGTCATAGACATGGGTGCCGGCCTTGAAAGGTTCAACTGGATAACTCAAGGAACGCCTACAGCTTACGACTGTGTCTTCGGGCCTGTAGTTAGTCAACTGGTTGAAAAGTGCGGAGTAGAGTATGATCACCGTCTATTCAGCCAGTATTCGAAAATTGCTGGCATGTTAAACCTTGACGAGGTTTCAGACTTGTCATCAGCAAAGAAACAG contains:
- a CDS encoding signal recognition particle protein, with amino-acid sequence MVLDKLREGLQSAIKKLVGADTIDEETVREFVNDLFKTLLQADVQVKQAAAVTERVKKRALEEKPPPGLPRKDHIVKILYEELSGFLGTEGKFDLPAEKLSIILMMGIQGSGKTTIVGKLSRFLVKKGYAVGVVCADTYRPGALVQLRTNAEKAGVEVFGDEKEKDAVKLARSGVEHFRSNGKNVIIVDTAGRHKEEKGLLDEMKTISSKIIPDYTLLVIDGTIGQQCFAQADAFHKAVPVGGIIITKLDGAAKGGGALAAAAATGARILFIGTGERVDDLDLFSPTRFVGRLLGMGDIKALLEKAKELEAEADEAKLQRIVSGKMTIDDLYYQLEQVRKMGSIRKILELVPGFSGAVKDEDMAGIEQNIDKWKFIIQSMTKEERADPDILNSSRMKRIAKGSGRNEKEIKDMLQRYKQTKTVLKATKGRGMRQMLRRLPTQ
- a CDS encoding ABC transporter ATP-binding protein, with the protein product MAAPNNRRAVVEAKNLVKIYSGEGVATTALDGLSMKVYQGEFVAIVGPSGSGKSTLLNMLGALDIPTSGKLFIDGIDMTTLSGAKLAELRNKKIGFIFQSFNLISRLNALQNVELPLAIRGVSSDERRRRAIKMLELVGLRARMRHRPSEMSGGEQQRVAVARALVTDPAILLGDEPTGNLDTKNTRAIVELMKKLNKETGKTIIIITHNLEIANETDRIIFIRDGQVEQEKIPAPPVA